The following proteins are encoded in a genomic region of Stigmatopora nigra isolate UIUO_SnigA chromosome 3, RoL_Snig_1.1, whole genome shotgun sequence:
- the htatip2 gene encoding oxidoreductase HTATIP2 isoform X1 — MSLTKRLGVTLGKATSLLAFSIATIAVVFKGLDDPEPVHVARMTSDMKRLEENFRQQNKSCFVLGASGETGKMLLQELQLRNIFSKITLIGRRQLNFEGKEFDNLVQKVVDFEKLDDYAEAFQGHDVGYCCLGTTKAKAGTQGFIRVDHDYVLKSAELAKAGGCTQFHLESSRGADKGSSFLYLKVKGQVEADINALDFDRYAIYRPGVLLVDRQESRPAEWLARQFFTAFSAIGSTSMSIPIEMVAKAMVSNTVLQPENKVEILENKAISTLGKLL, encoded by the exons ATGTCTCTTACCAAACGACTGGGCGTCACATTGGGGAAAGCTACTAGCCTTTTAGCGTTCTCGATCGCCACCATCGCAGTTGTTTTCAAGGGTTTAGACGACCCAGAGCCAGTTCACGTCGCCAG GATGACTTCAGATATGAAAAGGTTAGAAGAAAATTTcagacaacaaaacaaaagctgtTTTGTCCTTGGAGCATCGGGGGAAACCGGCAAGATGCTCCTTCAGGAGTTACAGCTGCGCAACATCTTTTCCAAGATTACACTCATTGGGAGAAGACAACTCAACTTTGAGGGCAAAGAGTTTGACAACTTG GTTCAAAAGGTGGTGGACTTTGAGAAACTTGATGATTATGCTGAGGCCTTCCAGGGCCATGATGTTGGCTATTGCTGCCTTGGGACTACTAAAGCAAAAGCAGGGACA CAAGGATTCATCCGAGTTGATCATGACTATGTCTTGAAATCTGCTGAGCTTGCCAAAGCTGGAGGCTGCACACAATTCCATCTTGAGTCGTCAAGAGGAGCTGATAAAGGCAGCAGCTTCCTGTACCTGAAAGTGAAg GGTCAAGTAGAAGCAGATATAAATGCCTTGGACTTTGACAGATATGCCATTTACAGACCTGG GGTTTTGCTGGTTGATCGACAAGAGAGTCGTCCTGCCGAGTGGCTTGCCAGGCAATTCTTTACTGCCTTCTCTGCTATTGGTTCCACATCCATGTCCATTCCCATTGAAATGGTGGCAAAGGCTATGGTATCAAACACCGTCCTCCAGCCAGAAAACAAGGTTGAGATCCTGGAGAATAAAGCCATCTCAACCCTGGGAAAACTTTTGTGA
- the htatip2 gene encoding oxidoreductase HTATIP2 isoform X2: protein MTSDMKRLEENFRQQNKSCFVLGASGETGKMLLQELQLRNIFSKITLIGRRQLNFEGKEFDNLVQKVVDFEKLDDYAEAFQGHDVGYCCLGTTKAKAGTQGFIRVDHDYVLKSAELAKAGGCTQFHLESSRGADKGSSFLYLKVKGQVEADINALDFDRYAIYRPGVLLVDRQESRPAEWLARQFFTAFSAIGSTSMSIPIEMVAKAMVSNTVLQPENKVEILENKAISTLGKLL, encoded by the exons ATGACTTCAGATATGAAAAGGTTAGAAGAAAATTTcagacaacaaaacaaaagctgtTTTGTCCTTGGAGCATCGGGGGAAACCGGCAAGATGCTCCTTCAGGAGTTACAGCTGCGCAACATCTTTTCCAAGATTACACTCATTGGGAGAAGACAACTCAACTTTGAGGGCAAAGAGTTTGACAACTTG GTTCAAAAGGTGGTGGACTTTGAGAAACTTGATGATTATGCTGAGGCCTTCCAGGGCCATGATGTTGGCTATTGCTGCCTTGGGACTACTAAAGCAAAAGCAGGGACA CAAGGATTCATCCGAGTTGATCATGACTATGTCTTGAAATCTGCTGAGCTTGCCAAAGCTGGAGGCTGCACACAATTCCATCTTGAGTCGTCAAGAGGAGCTGATAAAGGCAGCAGCTTCCTGTACCTGAAAGTGAAg GGTCAAGTAGAAGCAGATATAAATGCCTTGGACTTTGACAGATATGCCATTTACAGACCTGG GGTTTTGCTGGTTGATCGACAAGAGAGTCGTCCTGCCGAGTGGCTTGCCAGGCAATTCTTTACTGCCTTCTCTGCTATTGGTTCCACATCCATGTCCATTCCCATTGAAATGGTGGCAAAGGCTATGGTATCAAACACCGTCCTCCAGCCAGAAAACAAGGTTGAGATCCTGGAGAATAAAGCCATCTCAACCCTGGGAAAACTTTTGTGA